In the genome of Cercospora beticola chromosome 2, complete sequence, one region contains:
- a CDS encoding uncharacterized protein (BUSCO:EOG0926306O), translating to MSSATEPPEGVQTYTSADEVPQELQKYWHQRNSIFSKYDEGIWLTDDAWFGVTPEPIAKKIAEHVATAPKEKKVLIDAFAGVGGNVIAFALSGRWSQIFAVERDAKTLACAKHNAEIYGVAKKIWWIHGDIFDVLKARLKASAKSAVIFASPPWGGPSYTDWDVFDLSYMEPYNMKALWDAFSIANEVVLYLPRTSDVQQLAKYAKENEKLPVTHYCMRGASKALCVFYGSFGLS from the exons ATGTCATCGGCCACAGAACCGCCTGAGGGCGTACAAACATACACATCAGCAGACGAAGTACCCCAAGAACTGCAGAAATACTGGCATCAGCGCAATTCGATCTTCTCCAAGTACGACGAAGGCATCTGGTTGACGGATGATGCCTGGTTCGGTGTGACACCCGAGCCAATTGCAAA AAAGATTGCTGAGCATGTGGCAACCGCgcccaaggagaagaaagtccTTATCGACGCGTTTGCTGGAGTCGGTGGCAATGTGATCGCGTTTGCCCTCTCCGGACGCTGGAGCCAGATCTTCGCAGTCGAAAGGGATGCGAAGACACTCGCCTGCGCAAAGCACAATGCCGAGATCTACGGAGTTGCGAAGAAGATATGGTGGATTCATGGCGACATTTTCGACGTGCTGAAGGCGCGTTTGAAAGCGTCTGCAAAGAGTGCTGTGATCTTCGCCAGCCCTCCATGGGGAGGACCTTCGTATACGGACTGGGATGTTTTCGACCTGTCTTACATGGAGCCTTACAATATGAAAGCTCTCTGGGATGCTTTCTCGATTGCGAACGAGGTCGTGCTGTACCTACCCAGGACTTCGGATGTGCAACAGCTGGCCAAATATGCCAAGGAGAATGAGAAGCTCCCTGTCACCCACTATTGCATGAGAGGTGCAAGCAAAGCGCTTTGTGTGTTCTACGGCTCTTTCGGGTTGTCTTGA